A genome region from Coffea arabica cultivar ET-39 chromosome 7e, Coffea Arabica ET-39 HiFi, whole genome shotgun sequence includes the following:
- the LOC113722939 gene encoding probable carboxylesterase 16 produces MPSVGLKLYSIYFKFMLKQRLQNRLQNPQADDGLSSSFGVTSRPREESIAAANPSFTDGVATKDIHIDPLTSLALRIFLPDSCHDSAFKSQSIKSRAKDIRPFDYSDPRSDPNQLLLRRNSYGSANGVTTTTPTVTVRTQNHRRNSYGCSSDDVNLKSDSGVYGGYNPGNKNCRKLPVMLQFHGGGFVSGSNASVANDLFCRRIAKACDVIVLAVGYRLAPENRYPAAFEDGLKVLHWLAKQANLAECSKSLGSKRGGGPDLRKSDVHGHIADAFGASMVEPWLAAHGDPSRCVLLGVSCGGNVANYVARKAVEAGKLLDPVKVVAQVLMYPFFIGSVPTHSEIRLANSYLYDKSMCILAWKLFLPEEQFNLDHPAANPLLPDHGPPLKQMPPTLTVVAEHDWMRDRAIAYSQELRKVNVDAPVYEYKDAVHEFATLGILLGSPQAQACAEDIAIWVKKYISLRGHEFSY; encoded by the exons ATGCCGAGCGTCGGTTTGAAATTGTACAGTATCTATTTTAAGTTTATGCTGAAGCAACGGTTGCAGAACCGACTGCAAAACCCTCAAGCCGATGATGGCCTCAGCTCATCCTTTGGAGTCACCTCTCGTCCTCGTGAGGAGTCCATCGCCGCCGCCAATCCTTCCTTCACCGACGGAGTTGCCACCAAGGACATCCACATCGACCCCTTGACCTCTCTTGCCCTTCGAATCTTTCTTCCTGACTCCTGCCACGATTCCGCTTTCAAGTCCCAATCCATCAAATCAAGGGCTAAGGATATTCGACCATTCGATTATTCTGATCCCAGATCCGATCCGAACCAACTTCTTCTCCGGCGGAACAGCTATGGCTCTGCCAATGGAGTCACTACCACGACGCCGACCGTGACCGTCCGGACTCAGAATCATCGGAGAAATAGCTATGGCTGTAGCAGTGACGATGTCAATTTGAAATCGGATAGTGGGGTTTACGGAGGATATAATCCTGGAAACAAAAATTGTCGAAAATTGCCCGTTATGTTGCAGTTTCACGGTGGAGGGTTCGTGAGTGGGAGCAATGCTTCGGTGGCGAATGATTTGTTTTGCAGGCGGATTGCCAAGGCGTGTGATGTCATTGTGTTGGCTGTTGGTTACAGGTTAGCCCCTGAGAATCGGTATCCGGCTGCATTCGAGGATGGGTTGAAGGTGCTGCATTGGTTGGCTAAGCAGGCCAACTTGGCCGAATGTAGCAAGTCCTTGGGGAGCAAGCGGGGCGGTGGGCCAGATTTGAGAAAGTCAGATGTTCATGGGCACATTGCAGATGCATTTGGGGCATCCATGGTGGAGCCATGGTTGGCTGCTCATGGCGATCCATCAAG ATGTGTTCTACTTGGTGTGAGTTGCGGGGGTAATGTTGCTAATTATGTGGCTCGAAAAGCCGTAGAAGCAGGAAAGCTTTTGGACCCAGTCAAGGTGGTGGCTCAGGTTTTGATGTATCCATTTTTCATTGGAAGTGTTCCGACACATTCTGAAATAAGACTAGCAAACTCCTATTTGTATGACAAGTCTATGTGCATACTTGCGTGGAAACTATTTCTCCCCGAGGAACAGTTCAACCTGGATCATCCTGCCGCTAACCCACTTCTCCCTGACCATGGACCACCTTTAAAGCAGATGCCCCCAACATTGACAGTTGTAGCAGAGCATGACTGGATGAGAGACCGGGCTATTGCTTATTCACAAGAGCTGCGAAAGGTGAATGTTGATGCTCCTGTTTATGAGTACAAGGATGCAGTTCATGAATTTGCAACTCTTGGTATCCTTCTTGGTAGTCCTCAGGCACAAGCTTGTGCTGAGGACATTGCCATCTGGGTGAAGAAGTATATATCACTCCGAGGTCATGAGTTCTCTTACTGA
- the LOC113722938 gene encoding serine/threonine protein phosphatase 2A 59 kDa regulatory subunit B' eta isoform-like, producing the protein MIKQILNRLPRKPSKSAEGRDGGPPTFSSNASTSSRSNDLSNSRSGNSNATSLAVASNPGLNHGNKLPQALNMKVNGNLAVSPYEALPSFRDVPNSEKQNLFIKKLNLCSVVFDFTDPTKNLKEKDIKRQTLVELVDYVSSANGKFTETVMQEIIKMVSTNLFRTLSSQPRENKVLEAFDVDEEEPLMDAAWPHLQVVYEFLLRFVASPETDAKLAKRYIDHSFVLRLLDLFDSEDPREREYLKTVLHRIYGKFMVHRPFIRKAINNIFYRFIFETEKHNGIAELLEILGSIINGFALPLKEEHKLFLVRALIPLHKPKCIPMYHQQLSYCITQFVEKDCKLADTVIRGLLKYWPITNSSKEVMFLGELEEVLEATQPPEFQRCMVPLFRQIGRCLSSSHFQVAERALFLWNNDHIENLIKQNRKVILPIIFPALEKNARSHWNQAVQSLTVNVRKIFSDTDPELFEECLLKFQEDEAQDKEVKMKREATWKRLEEIAAMKAASNEPVLVPRRLPSHTPSG; encoded by the exons ATGATCAAACAGATACTCAATAGGTTGCCACGGAAGCCATCTAAGTCGGCTGAGGGTCGTGATGGAGGACCACCTACTTTCTCTTCCAATGCTTCAACTAGTTCGAGGAGCAATGACCTCTCCAATTCTCGGTCAGGGAATTCAAACGCCACATCTCTTGCAGTTGCTTCTAATCCAGGATTAAATCATGGGAATAAGCTTCCCCAAGCTTTAAACATGAAGGTGAATGGTAATCTAGCAGTTTCTCCTTATGAGGCCTTGCCTAGCTTTCGAGATGTCCCAAATTCTGAGAAGCAGAATTTGTTCATCAAAAAGCTGAATTTGTGTTCGGTTGTGTTTGACTTTACTGATCCaacaaaaaatttgaaagaaaaagatattaAGAGACAGACATTAGTGGAGCTTGTAGACTATGTCAGTTCTGCAAATGGAAAGTTTACTGAAACTGTCATGCAAGAAATCATAAAGATGGTATCCACAAATTTGTTCAGAACACTCAGTTCTCAGCCTCGGGAGAACAAAGTCTTAGAAGCCTTTGATGTGGATGAGGAAGAACCTCTTATGGATGCTGCATGGCCCCATTTGCAAGTTGTGTACGAGTTCCTTCTTAGGTTTGTTGCCTCGCCAGAGACAGATGCAAAATTAGCTAAGAGGTATATTGATCACTCTTTTGTTCTGCGGTTGTTAGACCTCTTTGATTCAGAAGATCCTAGAGAAAGGGAGTATTTGAAGACTGTCCTGCACCGCATATATGGTAAATTTATGGTGCACCGCCCTTTTATCAGAAAAGCAATCAACAATATATTCTACCGTTTTATTTTTGAAACTGAGAAGCATAATGGCATTGCTGAgcttctggaaattttgggtaGCATAATCAATGGTTTTGCTTTGCCACTGAAAGAAGAGCACAAACTCTTCCTTGTGCGTGCGCTTATTCCACTTCACAAACCAAAGTGTATACCCATGTACCACCAGCAACTTTCTTATTGCATCACTCAGTTCGTGGAAAAGGACTGCAAGCTTGCTGATACTGTAATAAGGGGTTTATTGAAATATTGGCCAATCACAAACAGTTCAAAAGAGGTTATGTTCCTGGGGGAACTGGAAGAGGTACTGGAAGCAACTCAACCTCCAGAATTCCAGCGCTGCATGGTTCCATTGTTCCGCCAGATTGGTCGTTGCCTGAGCAGTTCACATTTTCAG GTGGCTGAGAGGGCTTTGTTTCTGTGGAACAATGATCACATAGAGAACCTAATCAAACAGAATCGTAAAGTCATTTTGCCAATTATTTTTCCTGCCCtggaaaaaaatgcaagaagCCACTGGAATCAGGCAGTGCAGAGCTTGACCGTCAATGTTCGTAAAATTTTCTCGGACACCGACCCTGAGCTTTTTGAAGAATGTTTGCTCAAGTTTCAAGAAGATGAAGCACAAGATAAAGAGGTTAAGATGAAACGAGAAGCAACATGGAAACGTTTAGAGGAGATTGCTGCAATGAAAGCTGCAAGTAATGAGCCAGTCCTCGTGCCGCGTAGGTTACCTTCCCACACACCATCTGGCTAG
- the LOC113722936 gene encoding AUGMIN subunit 6, which yields MTMDREKEREIELESAMYTNCLLLGLDPAIIGIGANNGTPRIGLFRHSNPKLGEQLLHFILSSLRGPIQSAKDFDKVWPIFDSAQSRDFRKVVQGIISELESQGALPRSNSRVSSLATCCGPRFVELLWQLSLHALREVHRRTFAADVASNPLPASLTDVAFSHAATLLPVTKARIALERRRFLKNAETAVRRQAIWSNLAHEMTAEFRGLCAEEAYLQQELEKLHDLRNKVKLEGELWDELVSSSSQNSHMVQRATRLWDSLLSRKSQHEVLASGPIEDLIAHREHRYRISGSSLLAAMDQSSLVAASEKEQSEEASQPDVNRETHINGLDSSHMQGNEEKSSRAEERSTRGQPTVDIAEVLRRWTHALQRIHKQSLQLAKANDGDGPELLSSGQDGTGGHAESLAATLAEHRQHLASIQVLINQLKEVTPAIQNSVSELTEEVNSLSSSLLPMAKHHGRSNSPIQAQSSGRTLENSADEVAEMTSRLSTIQLEKVSASPPTLKLPPLFSLTPNSAGKGGNMQKRQMQAQANQTHDMPQKRSVDQPLNTNHTDSASQDNDNFFVQNLKRSVREAALASQNYNFESSQDSHSDDSSEHYFVPLSGVGFSRLGQAKKANSMRTKREFTPQADSSLLETRVLDGNIRNKFEGPDILNDVESLDDYEGVNGFLSAAGSNSSVSDAHRSFYDIEEVQDQVFSPPLLMDTSLLADSYEDLLAPLSETEAALMEH from the exons ATGACGATGGACCGGGAGAAGGAGAGGGAAATTGAACTGGAGAGTGCAATGTACACTAACTGTTTGTTGTTAGGGTTGGATCCGGCGATCATCGGTATCGGAGCCAACAACGGCACTCCTCGGATCGGCCTATTCCGTCACTCCAATCCTAAATTAGGGGAACAGCTGCTCCACTTCATCTTATCCTCTCTCAGAGGTCCAATTCAATCCGCTAAA GACTTTGATAAAGTTTGGCCAATTTTTGATTCGGCGCAGTCTCGCGATTTCCGGAAG GTTGTACAAGGAATTATAAGTGAGCTGGAATCTCAAGGGGCGCTTCCGAGGAGTAATTCCAGGGTTTCATCTCTGGCTACTTGTTGCGGACCAAG ATTTGTTGAACTTCTATGGCAACTTTCTTTGCATGCTTTGAGAGAGGTTCATAGGCGAACATTTGCAGCTGATGTAGCATCTAACCCACTGCCTGCTTCATTGACAGACGTAGCCTTTTCACATGCGGCTACTCTACTACCTGTAACcaag GCTAGAATAGCTCTTGAGAGGAGAAGATTTCTGAAAAATGCTGAGACAGCGGTGCGCAGACAGGCAATTTGGTCTAATTTGGCTCATGAAATGACAGCAGAGTTTCGTGGTCTTTGTGCTGAAGAG GCTTATCTGCAGCAAGAGCTGGAAAAACTTCATGACTTGAGAAATAAGGTGAAGTTGGAAGGTGAACTTTGGGATGAACTTGTATCTAGCTCAAGTCAAAATTCTCATATGGTGCAAAGGGCAACTCGCTTGTGGGACTCTCTGCTATCTCGCAAGA GTCAACATGAGGTTCTTGCTTCAGGCCCTATTGAGGATCTTATAGCTCATCGTGAGCATAG GTATCGCATCTCTGGTTCATCTTTGCTTGCTGCCATGGATCAGAGTTCTTTAGTTGCAGCTtctgaaaaagaacaaagtgaAGAAGCATCACAACCAGATGTAAATAGAGAAACGCATATAAATGGATTAGATTCTTCTCATATGcaaggaaatgaagaaaaatcttCTCGAGCAGAGGAGAGAAGTACAAGAGGCCAACCCACTGTTGATATAGCAGAAGTGTTGAGGCGATGGACACATGCCTTACAGCGTATCCATAAACAATCACTGCAGTTG GCAAAAGCCAATGATGGAGATGGCCCAGAGCTTCTGAGCAGTGGACAGGATGGCACCGGTGGTCATGCTGAATCCTTGGCTGCAACACTTGCAGAACACCGCCAGCATTTAGCTAGCATCCAG GTGCTCATCAATCAACTTAAGGAAGTTACTCCAGCTATACAGAATTCAGTATCAGAACTTACAGAGGAAGTAAACAGCTTGTCATCCAGTCTACTTCCCATGGCGAAACATCATGGTAGATCAAACTCGCCTATCCAAGCCCAGAGCAGTGGAAGGACATTG GAAAATAGCGCTGATGAGGTTGCTGAGATGACGTCCAGATTGTCAACCATTCAGCTCGAAAAAGTATCAGCTAGCCCCCCTACTCTTAAACTCCCACCTTTATTTAGTTTGACACCTAATTCTGCTGGGAAAGGCGGGAACATGCAAAAGCGACAGATGCAAGCTCAGGCCAACCAAACACATGATATGCCACAGAAAAGGTCTGTAGACCAGCCACTGAATACCAATCATACAGATAGCGCATCTCAAG ACAATGACAACTTTTTTGTTCAAAATCTAAAGAGATCTGTTAGAGAAGCTGCTCTTGCATCACAAAACTACAACTTTGAATCATCCCAGGACAGTCACTCTGATGATAGCTCAGAGCACTACTTTGTACCACTTTCTGGGGTTGGGTTTTCACGCCTAGGCCAAGCGAAAAAGGCAAATTCCATGAGAACTAAACGTGAGTTCACACCTCAAGCAGACTCTTCATTGCTTGAAACACGTGTTTTAGACGGTAATATCAGAAACAAGTTTGAAGGACCAGATATATTGAACGATGTGGAATCACTTGATGATTATGAAGGTGTAAACGGATTTCTTTCAGCTGCTGGATCAAATTCTTCGGTGTCTGATGCACACAGATCATTTTATGACATCGAGGAAGTTCAAGATCAAGTTTTCTCACCTCCTTTGCTGATGGACACATCACTGTTGGCAGATTCCTATGAAGATCTACTTG CTCCTTTGTCAGAGACTGAAGCTGCCTTGATGGAACATTGA